The following proteins are co-located in the Macadamia integrifolia cultivar HAES 741 chromosome 3, SCU_Mint_v3, whole genome shotgun sequence genome:
- the LOC122072739 gene encoding phosphoglycerate mutase-like protein 4 has product MADSIAEDSGSGSVAPDYAEIIVVRHGETAWNADGRIQGHLDAELNDVGRQQAAAVADRLSKESKISAVYSSDLKRALETAQTIARHCGPLEVIEDRELRERHLGDLQGLVLREAAKVKPKAYQAFISARTDQELPGGGESLDQLHQRCTSALQRIGRKHKGERVVVVTHGGVIRTLYKQVVPKGKSPGKILNTSVNIFQLSDGEDWNIKSWGDVSHVSKTGFLETAFGGDKTSG; this is encoded by the exons ATGGCTGACTCCATTGCTGAGGATTCTGGTTCCGG TTCTGTCGCTCCTGATTATGCTGAGATTATTGTGGTGCGGCACGGAGAAACGGCGTGGAATGCCGATGGAAGAATTCAG GGACACCTCGATGCTGAACTAAATGACGTTGGGAGACAGCAAGCAGCCGCA GTTGCTGATCGGCTTTCTAAGGAATCTAAAATCTCTGCTGTATACTCATCTGATCTGAAGCGAGCCCTTGAAACAGCACAGACAATTGCAAGGCACTGTGGTCCTCTGGAG GTTATAGAAGATCGTGAGCTGAGGGAAAGGCATCTTGGAGATCTTCAAGGATTAGTGTTGCGTGAAGCAGCCAAAGTTAAGCCAAAGGCTTATCAAGCATTTATATCTGCTCGAACAGACCAAGAACTACCA GGTGGTGGAGAAAGTCTCGATCAACTTCATCAGCGATGCACATCTGCGTTGCAAAGAATTGGTAGGAAACATAAAG gagagagagtggtggtTGTCACTCATGGGGGTGTTATAAGAACACTCTACAAGCAAGTTGTGCCAAAGGGAAAATCTCCTGGAAAGATACTGAATACTTCTGTTAACATATTTCAGTTGTCTGATGGTGAGGATTGGAACATTAAATCATGGGGCGATGTGAGCCATGTCAGCAAAACTGGGTTTCTTGAGACGGCCTTTGGAGGTGACAAGACTTCAGGctaa